aatacaacacatataagaattgataaagagcggataggcccgagggggaaaactcgtagcctaaacgacaaggaccctaacttccccagagaagggtaataaaacaacaataaaaatgcccaattgaatataggataagcAAAAAGGCACAAcagtaagaaaatgaaggggaacgaaGCCCCGACATAAAAATCCCGCAccaagactgaaggtcacatggggCCGGGAGAAGGTGGatgagacgggcgttataaatccccctaattattaaattagagggaaataaggagcctcaaccgcctaaaataaaaaacagagatggtactcaacttaggtgaagaagaatCCAGGGAGGATGCCATAGTTAACCAAAATATGGAACACAAAGAAGCGCACACACGAACAGAACAATAGCGAAcgcgtgctaaaagtggaatgtgggtgacgccggtttgtttacagtccacgagtggtgcgggggtttgtaacggcacctcactcggtgggacttttgacattgggaatgtttacagggcggaggcctgtgattgtgacaatctcaccctttctcatacacgactccatttcatggagctcacaccaggggtagtaactccggcttagctttttagcttttctctggtatatttagcaatagctttacctagaaataagtgctgaaaggttatttcaccgggtgacacaggtcggaaaacccagaaattacagtggttggcttgcttactgggatgggAACATCGTAGATAAGAACAGTTGGGCTATGGTGTGGAATCTGCTGGTGCTTGGGAGtctggaatgaaaaaataaaaatgatactgtacacagtagtatttattttaagtgtacaggcagtcccccggttaacggcgggctcggttaacagcgatctggttttatggggcctgtctagtgacaaaaatcgctgatttccgcttatcggcgctgacaattgggtattggcgccaagagatacctaacagaggcgccgattactgaaaatcggcgctttttggtgccaataacccccgaaaatcgccgaaattgccaattttcggttcgcggtaattttcggttatcatcacaccctcagaaacggaaccccgctgataaccggggactgcctgtaataacacaatttaaaacaaagtatgtaatacaaatttttaaaaagttaagaattccttacctggtggacatgaaatgggtgcaagtgctactggtgcaggtgaatttggGCTTCAGCAGGGGACACCTGTCAGTtttggaatgataaaagataaaaattactgtactgtagtgtacaggggtatgtatgcaataagctatacagttttataaagtgatttgaaagaaaaaaagttatgaaatttttacctGATGGGGCTGGAGAGGAGATTGGTTCAACTGAGTTGGGCCGGGAGGAAGCTATAACATGcagatctggaatgataatgatataaaattatgtaaagttacagtacataCTAAAGCAGTACTGTACAGGTGGGTGTAGTGCAGtacactttttgtaacatttataacagtttataaaatataaaaaaaaagttaagaattccttacctgatgaaGTTGGAGAGGAGACAGGTCTTGTATCTTcaaaaccctggaattcttcAGGGGAGTCAGGGctgtcatcactaccaaagagatctggaatgatacataatgaaaaaaattaggttatgcaacagtaattataaattttttacagTATGTACAAACAATTTCATGCatgagaatgataaaaatgaaacacttaggaattccttacctgatggaGCTGGAAATGCCACTGGGGAGGGTACAGGTTCAGGCTCAGATTGAGATTCAGTCAGGGGAATGTGGGTTAGGCgtcacttctgcaatgatacaaatgataaaatttattgagttatgctgtgtatctacagtaaatataaattgcagtacAGTGTATACtaacagttttataaaatttattacaatttataacattttatattacagcagtaaacaaagataaagttgagaattccttacctagactaggagtggcaggtggtgctgGAGACTTCTTCTGGAAAAAACTGTCTAGCCTAGACTGCACACTTTTCTTCAACTGCTTCTCCTTCAATGTCTCCTTGTAGAACGTTGCAAGATCCATCATCCCTCTCTGAATCTTCTCAAACCTGGCAATGTTAGGGTCCTCAGcctcaaatgctgccaaacatttctccaggTGAGCAAAACCCTCTGCCAAGCCCTTGTCAGTTAATGCTCTGACCTTTGattgtggtgcctcttcctcctcctcgatcatctgcttctccagctcagTGAGGTCCTCCGATGACAATTCCTCTCTGTGGGATGCCAGCAGCTTAGTGACATCCTCAGCTTCAGCGGCTGCGTTGTAAACTCGGAACAAGTGTCATAAACCGGCCTCGATTTTTTagtgaatatatctgaaaactgtTGTAAActcggaatgtcgtaagctggaaccgtcgtaaaccggggactgcctgtactgtgtcgagggattgagacctggcagtaccaatccatttatcacttataatttcccttgagTGATacttccccatcggggatatttccgaagtagagcaaattggatattaaatgaaatttatttctgtgaaacacgttctcgtgttcatttccatattacagtgaacccccctgtattcgcgggggatgcgtcccacacccctcCGCGAATAGGttaaatccgcgaatgcttaaaacccctctaaaaacacttagaactgcccattttgatagcttaaaccaagaaaaacactgtaaaaatgcttatacctgagtattttaatatttttatcacaaaaagtgcatttattcatgaaaattatatgaaaatacagtaattagtgaatatttctcagtgaaaaataccgcgaatgggcgaattttttcatgaatgatggctagatatgttcatGAGAGAAACCCACGGATGCgtgagtccatgaaccatgagaacgtgaatacggggttttactgtacatgtatatatatatatatatatatatatatatatatatatatatatatatatatatatatatatatatatatatatatatatatatatatatacacatatgtacacacacatatatatatatatatacacagtaaacccccagtattagCGTTCTCATTGTTCATGTCTCACGCGATTcagcgggtttctctgtggaacatatctagccatcattcgcagaaaattcgcacattcgctgtatttttcactgagaaatattcactgattactgtattttcatataattttcatgaataaatgcactttttgtgataaaactattaaaatattcaggtataagcatttttacagggcttttcttggtttaagctatcaaaatgggcagttctaagtgtttttagaggggttttaagcattcgtggatttgacccattcatgtgtgtgtgtgtatacagatgtGGCAATTCCGCCATGCATCTTTGTCAGTGCTGTCAATGAAAGTGGACACTATGGCTGAGTGCTACAGTGTGTGGCTCAAGTTTGCGGTGTCCATATATTGCATTTGGCCTACCCCCCACCAGTTCATCTGCTGCAAGTGCTCATCAGTGTTTACCTGggtaaagcaaatgggtgttggACTAGCATCTTCTTCTCGTAAGAATAACTGAGAAACTGAAATAATGTACCTGTTTTGATGCCTCTCCCTCCTATTGGtaaaaagatttcatttttgAATGTGCGTTATGAAAACTTACTCATGGATGTTATCTACTGTACTTGCACTTAGGTGTTGACTTTACCTACATTTTCTGCTCTGAAGCTTTTTATTTCTGAGCTtcggacctgtgtcagccggtgaaatgtcccttagagcacacatttctaggtataaatattgctaaatataccagagaaaaaagccaacaggaatgctgaggttactaccctcagagcAATCACCTATTATGTAACAGGCGTCGGTATAGAGCAGGGTGAGTGGCCCACTACCACAGGTCCTAACTCTGTAGATCGTCCCAATGTCAAAACCCCCGGTACGAGAAGAGCCGTTCCAGCGGCAACTCACCCGGACCTGTACCTGACGACCTGAGCGCCATATACCCTCATTCCATTTTAGCATGCGTTTCTGCTACGTCTTACTTTTGCTTGTGCTCCACAATTTCTGCTTATAATCGGAATACCATGTCTTCAACCGCTGATATCACCGCCACTAAGTTAAATACCATCTTCTTACGGGGTTTTATGGGTATCGGGGCGGTATTTGGCCcgtaatttaataattattgggTCAAATATCGGCGTTCCTCTCGTTACTCGCCCCCGCCATGATGACCTAGCGGTACACCTCT
This DNA window, taken from Macrobrachium rosenbergii isolate ZJJX-2024 chromosome 4, ASM4041242v1, whole genome shotgun sequence, encodes the following:
- the LOC136835164 gene encoding uncharacterized protein; protein product: MIEEEEEAPQSKVRALTDKGLAEGFAHLEKCLAAFEAEDPNIARFEKIQRGMMDLATFYKETLKEKQLKKSVQSRLDSFFQKKSPAPPATPSLEVTPNPHSPD